The following is a genomic window from Nitrospirota bacterium.
TGCCCCTGATCGGCAGGAACAAGATGTTCGGCGTGCTCAACGTGAGCAAGCTGTCGGGCGTCCCGTTCAGCACCAGCGACCTGCAGATCGTCCTCATCCTGTCGAGCCAGGTTGTGACCGCGATGGAGAATGCGGGGCTCTTCGAGGACGTGCGGGAGAACTATTTCCGGACGGTGCAGGCGCTGGTCGCCGCGGTCGAGGCGAAGGACCCCTATACGCGTTGGCACTCGACGAACGTGGCCAAATACGCCGTGGCCATCGCGCGTGACCTCGGGCTGAGCCCTACACAGCTCGAGGAGATGCATATCGCCGCCATCCTGCACGACGTGGGAAAGATCGCGATCAGCGAGCTGATCATCAGCAAGCCGGAACGTCTGAGCCGCGAGGAGTTCGACATCATGAAGGACCATCCGGCCCACGGCATCAGGATCCTCGAACCGATCGGTTTTTCGCCCGCCATCATCAGCGCCATCTACCAGCATCACGAACGCTACGACGGCAAGGGCTATCCCCAGGGGCTTTCCGGGGAGGCGATAGCATTCGCGGCACGGATCCTCAACGTTGCCGACACCATAGACGCCATGGTCTCGGAAAGGCCCTACCGCGGCACGATCTCGAGCGACGAGGTGCTTCTCGAACTGGAGCGCGAATCGGGGCAGCAGTTCGACCCCAAGGTCACCGAGTCCGCGCGGAGGCTGATCGAAAAGGGGCTCCTGAAGCTCGGGATGCACACCTATTATCAGTATGCTTCGGGGATGGAGAGGGACGGAAAACAGATTCAGCAGTGATCATTTGCTGATAGCTCAACTGAAGCTCCGCCGGAGCTCAAACCGGAGGCTTTAAAACCTGTCAGTTGCCCCGATTCTTCCGTTCTTGTTGGATTCGTCTTCGACAATGAAACAGTTCCTCCAATACCAGTGAACGAGGATTTCTTGTGCTTCATTTCCCTCTTTAAAGCGAATAATCAGATTTCGCGAAGATAACTGCAATCTACGAAAAGAAGACTATCGCATTGAGAAAGCCGAGCGCTACGAATTAATGCCGGGCTGTCCGGCTGAGCGGGTTTCCTTGTTATCGTTCTCCTGTCCGCCCGCTTTTCCCTTGCATAAAGAGGGACCCCGTGTTATAAAGCGGCCATGTCAAATACACCCACCCTCGAACAACAGATCGCCACGTCCGGCCTGACCTACGGCCGGCGGCATGATATCTCCTACCGCGCGGGGCTTCTCATACAGGTCTTCGGCCTCGCGCTGCTCGCCGTTCTCTACCCGCTGGAAAGCCCGTTCTATACCACGGGCATCATGCTGTTTGAGACCGGGGTCCTGCTCTCGGCTGTTTACCTGCTCGTCTGGATGCGTCCGGTCAAGAAATTCATTGTGAGTTCGGTGACCATCGGATTAGTGCTGCAGGTGGCTGGGTACTTCGCAGCGCCCGAGCAGTATGCCGGCGCGGTCATGATCGCGGGGATAGGGCTGGTCTGCGTCGGCGCTGCTGGGATGGTGGGCAAGGAAGCGTACTGCTTCGGCTACCGGGAAGGATGGCTCCTGGCGATGTTCGGTTTTCCCATCATGGTCCTGGCAAACCTCGTCGGCAGGGAAAACCACATCTTTAATTCCCTCGGCTTCTCGATACTGTTTATACTGCTTCTCTCGCTGACGGGTAAGAAGCTGAAGCAGCCGTTGTTATCAAAATGTTCGACCGATGTATGTGGATCGCCGCATCAGAAAGTGTATTAGGCAGCTCTGTATAAGTATTCAAAACAATAAAAAACTCCCGCCCATTCCTTGGACGGGAGTTTTTCTTTTCTGAGTCACTCTTGCGAATGTCTGACCGTGTTACTTCTCCACCGGTTTGTGCCATACGAGGAAAGGGCAGAGCTTGCACATGTTGAACCCCGGATAGGTCTCGCCCGTGCGCGGGAAGGAGGGGCCGCTGTCGCGCACGGTGCGCTCGAGCATCCACCGTACCGTGGGCTCGAGCTGGTCGCCGGGCCAGATCCAGTTGATCTCTCCCTGCTCGGTCTTGCCCGCGGTGTAGCTGCCGCTGCACATGGGCGCGATGTTCGGCTTCTTGTCGAGATAGACCGCGGTAACGCCGTGGCAGGCCGAGCTGTTCATGGTCATGGTCATCTCGAAGGGCATGATGTCCATGGCGGCGGACCAGTCGTTCCCGAGATGATAGGCCTGGAGCACGTCGCTCATCCCGTGGATCACATCAGGCTTGTAGGGCGCCATGTGGAGCGGCGCCGTGGCAAAGGCGAGCAGGTTCCCGGGCAGCCGTTTTTTGATCTTCACGATCTTTTCGGCCTGTTTCATGTCCTTCGCGTACTTCAAATGGCTCTTGATCTCACCCTCGTCCATTCCCTTCCATCCGAAGATATATTTCGCATTCGTGCATCCCAGTCCCTTCTCGGGGCTCAGGAGGATGTCGCCCCGCTGGCGTGATGCGGCCAGGTAATGGCAGAAGGTGAAGGCGTGCGCAGAGACCTTGTAATCAACGCTCTTTTTGAAGGCATCCAACTCGTCCTGGGAAAAGAAAAACTTGACGGCGACAGGATAGTACTTCATCCGGAGCAGGTTCCGGAGTGCGAACACGAGGTCCGCGTTGCTGAGCGACTTCTTCGCAAGCAAGGCCTTCGCAAAGGCCACGTCATCGAGCAATTGCATGGTATCGATCATAAAAACTTCTCCTTACTGATATTTTGCTGAAAGCTTTCTGACATCAAGATGATCACGAGGAGTGCTTCCCGCCGTCATTCCGTGCTTGACCCGGAATCCAGCCTGCACCCAGCATTTATGAGTGCGGCAGCGCGAGTGCAGGGTGTGATTTTCAATACGGCTCTGGATTCCTGCTTTTGCAGGAATGACGAACGAGGTTGCTTTCTCCTGTATTCCTGAATATCCCAACGCCCGCATTCCCCATGGTTCCGCGGTCACTACCCCCACCAGCCGAGGAGCTGGGTGGCGAGGGCCAGCAGCAGCACAACCGCAACGCGCTTCACCCAGAGGGGACTGATCCGCTTCGCGATCTGCGGTCCGAGGTACCCGCCGATGACCGCGGCCACGGCCATGATGGCGAAGAGCTTGTAATCGATGGTGTCGAAGAAGGCGTTCTTCGATGAGGCCATCAGGGTGTTGAAGAAGATGGCGAGAAGCGAGCTCCCGACCACCACGTACATCGGCAGGCCCATGATGACCGTCATGAGCGGCACCATGAAGGGCCCGCCGCCGAACCCGAACATCGAGGAAACCACGGCGATCAGGAACGCGCCGATGACACCGATCACGGGATTGGCCTTGACATCCTGTCCGCAAAAATGAATATTCATGTTGTTCCTCCTTTATGCTTTCCCGGGTTCGCACTGCTTCTGTTCGGCGAGTTTCTTCAAGTGCTTCAGTATCTCCTGTTCCTGCTTGTTCTTCGCCACCTGCGCGGGCAGCGTCTGCCAGAGCATGAGGCCCGCGAGGATGATCAGCACGATCCCGAACCAGCTCTTGTACTGGGACAGCGAGATGAGCTGGGTCAGTACCGGCCCGATGAATCCGCCGGCCAGCATGGCCGTTCCCATGAGCAGGCCCAGCTTCCAGCTGATGAAGTCGATCTTGTTGTAGTTATAGATGCCCGAACCCTGCGAGAAAAGGACGGTCGGGAGGACCGTGCCGGCCACGATTGTGTGCGGCAGCCCGTAGATGCTGATCAGGAGCGGGTTCAGGATAAAGCCGCCGCCGGCGCCCATCAAAACGCCGAGCATCGTGATCACGAGGGCGAGGAAGAAGGGGCCGAAGATGTTCGCGGCCATTCCCGCCCGTTCGAAGTACCACGTGCCCGGGGGCAGGGTGGTCAAGAACGAGGCGAATGCCTTCGTATCTTTGTCAATGAAGGCCGTTACCGTGTACTTCCCGTCAGCCACACCCTTCGGCAGTTTCAGGGCGGCTTCGAACGTTCCATCCGGTCTGATATCGATCGCCGGCTTCAAGAGTGCGCCCGGTGACTTGAATCGCGTTTTGTACAGCGGCAGCACAGCCTTCAGGTTGCCCTTGGCGTCCAGGGGGTCCATGAGGGCGCCGCGCGATCCGGTGATCACCGCGATGATGGAGGTCTTGCGCCGTTCTACCGTTGCCGTCGAAGGCCGAAGCCCCTCGGCATCTATCCCCAGGTCCTTCAGAGCACCGGAATAGCTCCAGTCGTCCTTCTGGGCCTTGAGCGCTTCGATCTTCTCCCTGGCGTCCTTCGGAATGAGCATTGCGTAATAGGCGGGGACGTTATCGCTGGTATAGAATATCCACGGGATCCTGTTGGTCTCCTTGTCCTTTTTGCTGTCGAGCCTCCGGACCTCGACGCTCTTTTCCGAGGCCACCTCGATGAAGAGGGGTTTCCCCACGGGCGCCGTGCCCCGCAGCAGGACGGTGTCTCCCTGGCCGTATTCCGGCTTGTCGATCTGGACGGCGAGTGCGGGTTGCGCTGTCTTTGCAGCGGGTCTAGGCCCTGGAGAAGGCTGTTTGGCAAGGACGGGGCCCGATGCTGCGATAAAAGCAGCGACAAGGAACATCAGCAGATACGGACGGCTCTTCTGGACATGCATGGGTCGCGGTCTCCTTTTCAGCGTGTCAGCGCGCGTAATGTGCTATCATTGCATGCAAGGCATGGCAGTTTCATGATCATCAGGCTGCTGCAAAGTGTCTGGCTTGTAAAATAATACTTTTGGTCCCCTGTGTAAACACACATTTCTAGAAGCGCACAACTGGTGAAATGCGACCAGGCAGGGTGTCTATATGAAGAGTTTCGATGATTCTAAACAGTGTCTATAAAATTGCAATTTGTAATACAAATGTAATGTGAATTTCATGCAGCGCGTAACCGCAAAGGAAGAAAAAATCTTGACTTGACTAGTGTTCTTTGATATAGTCCAGCCAGTCTTTTCACGCTTTTTCTCCATTTCTGTTTTTCCCGCAACGCGTCAATTCAGGCAGCAGGCATCGGCAGTGGCAGTGGCTGTTATAGTGGTAGACTTGCAGAGATTGTTTAAGCGTATGTCCACTATCAACTCTCCATATCGCGATCATGCTGTCCGGTGCGCTCATATCGGCAGCGCTTATCGCTGTTCGCTCCATCGACATTCACTCGCTCTTAGTATCAGGCCTCTCCGGAATGGGATTCAATCGCGGCTTCGCAGCGTGAGACAGGTTTCGTTTATGGTGCCTTGTGATCATGAAGGGGGGGATGTGTTCGGACTTTAGACAAGCAGAGTGCAGCACAAGCAGCATCAGGCGGTATCATAGCAGGCATCTTACAGAAAAGTGAACATGTCCCGGGCGGACCCGGGGCCAAACTACATAAGGGAGGATAAACGATGAAGAAGTTTGTTGT
Proteins encoded in this region:
- a CDS encoding HD domain-containing phosphohydrolase, yielding MAGEKILIVDDEEMIRDLCYHILTAEGYQVTVAPNGTAALEELARNDMDLLITDIKMPEIDGLELFERVKQLDQDIVTIFITGHGTLDTAIESLMRGVDGFVLKPFTQEELLGAVERAVTRSRLQKENIRLKALIPLFEISKLLVTEIDLAHLFKIITEVLVQEFSVDRVSLMLVDEASGDLLIRASHGLRTDTAAKARRKIGEGVSGLVLKHKKPLIISSGRHPDPEVMAAINSEDMPASSMSVPLIGRNKMFGVLNVSKLSGVPFSTSDLQIVLILSSQVVTAMENAGLFEDVRENYFRTVQALVAAVEAKDPYTRWHSTNVAKYAVAIARDLGLSPTQLEEMHIAAILHDVGKIAISELIISKPERLSREEFDIMKDHPAHGIRILEPIGFSPAIISAIYQHHERYDGKGYPQGLSGEAIAFAARILNVADTIDAMVSERPYRGTISSDEVLLELERESGQQFDPKVTESARRLIEKGLLKLGMHTYYQYASGMERDGKQIQQ
- a CDS encoding DUF2301 domain-containing membrane protein, yielding MSNTPTLEQQIATSGLTYGRRHDISYRAGLLIQVFGLALLAVLYPLESPFYTTGIMLFETGVLLSAVYLLVWMRPVKKFIVSSVTIGLVLQVAGYFAAPEQYAGAVMIAGIGLVCVGAAGMVGKEAYCFGYREGWLLAMFGFPIMVLANLVGRENHIFNSLGFSILFILLLSLTGKKLKQPLLSKCSTDVCGSPHQKVY
- a CDS encoding DUF169 domain-containing protein, which codes for MIDTMQLLDDVAFAKALLAKKSLSNADLVFALRNLLRMKYYPVAVKFFFSQDELDAFKKSVDYKVSAHAFTFCHYLAASRQRGDILLSPEKGLGCTNAKYIFGWKGMDEGEIKSHLKYAKDMKQAEKIVKIKKRLPGNLLAFATAPLHMAPYKPDVIHGMSDVLQAYHLGNDWSAAMDIMPFEMTMTMNSSACHGVTAVYLDKKPNIAPMCSGSYTAGKTEQGEINWIWPGDQLEPTVRWMLERTVRDSGPSFPRTGETYPGFNMCKLCPFLVWHKPVEK